One stretch of Tribolium castaneum strain GA2 chromosome 5, icTriCast1.1, whole genome shotgun sequence DNA includes these proteins:
- the Piezo gene encoding piezo-type mechanosensitive ion channel component isoform X14: MANFFLCLFIFRIVLPIVLGACIIFRPSLLSAIYLLFLLFLPCIPIPTASSMAGSTGIYIKLLIATSILTFVAQLAFQIVLLAMPPYGHILEKCELLEQILRHVGLVRLDAMNPIAVVTWISPEIVMVVISVGTYVICKKLLEKRTVEVVENEENLPQKAKANRKQFNLFVAVGKYAVLVALCVAAVLRPSVPGGLYFLVFLCAATWWSCCKELGKGFAIVMRCVMAVVVVHMGALYTYQFQWPQEYLDKNSTYARYFGLTPIFWSNCTDDPRTFNWEQEEWATYANPIALFLLYYVLALESKFLLKPQSQKKQGKFLRLEGSFTKPLNRQLSNKQLMRRATTRNKWQSATRKVRIPRTEYAISEHTPLIGGVSPSRRYGSGKKPPVYQDSTGSFTITGENPEDIPMDELGKGAAEEEYKPTIIENVMYGLESILQVIIKSSYIVTNIIMMAWSITYISWITFVLLIWANLLWLVPNQRKSMLRSSPFLVAYAWFLLISAYIYSMNLTESELPTTIEGIDLSEIGFQKVEVLPCNPLLVKCLFTAMFWITLRQFVRERIEERQTTALADMAAPLQVTVGAAAGVENEQDPGSKLMEKIGQYLRKILTKFWIWVVAITLFAVAITGERMTAFRIFYMALFLFFILTFQISFRAWRKMMFGFWLTVIVFSMAILVMVYTYQFKNFDIYWRDYLHVPIQRQLDIGLEKFETKQLFVRLVTPTFFVIITVIQLHYFHKEFMELSDPKNTSVIGVDLDQSSLQGGAPTSDKDETSSSIKMDLTDTDSSQTRWQRLVKYFHHTSNLIFLFLELHMPKFVVLFLMLVCIYDKCALYFILVLLLVLACAFGRPMQIFAIYTSSVFVSVMLLARMIYQTDYINPGNWNVTCEMQNNSKIANNAKWLGFYKTSKDASLPHLVKWNIMYILVVTLWAVILVRQFNYRVSRGKPTTRAFFMFPKITRWDADKSTSNCIKYLFNYGFFKFGVEICLMATVAVIGFRMDMYSIIYSVWLCVMFIAKRDTLAKIWTFYMMFIALLLPIQYVMTVGLPPTLCILFPWDQDYWDKSEVKNAAIFRRLQEFSYLLDTEYPPSPKKLICDFILLLLVSRQAVIFRIEKRWAGREYPGGSNDIIIHHAEEKGFVNPTPDYISSVRSYLDVIKKGVYSSFLWITLAIVFLAGTNRVNVFSIGYLIGAFVFLWQGTDLYLRPIPTIIKSWDLFLGYNVFVILCKTALQIVGCIFIQDIPNYACWLIQLFGIGCVKKFGDLTVQAGLADELVCKVPREYVGLVWDGLCFGFMIMQRRIFTSYNFFHLINEIKAGSILASRGAELIEELRLKRMTEQEEQERRVLEKIKAKMDRIKANQQKIQGSSYKDSENHYVDTIFKGRPKRRTREPKSYKQAVRSGDYYMFDDLDDEDELDFMDIPKDDEEEAKGRGQTVSELLSTAMKTDISTSVKRSETDFRRRGSMPLPTRQKSIISTRSQLSAPYSAPPIIEEPGPRTVTIIDERGKDEPKPGTSKDDDESTVISEQKPTVREKVSVGLLFVWAFIQSSMISLTNFLNKYSRDYRYVIRVLAKEKKFLKEHTDYNVGLRLGSGQLWQPAASYNSLLGQSQPSLDRRDYDEKPPVSDESDQKAMATLPYTSDQDREGSRIDMEEYEGTEMSSYDQPPIIRLLLAIWYIIMSRSENVCYFIIFLNQIKSATFLSLPLPLMVFLWGTLTIPRPDKTFWVTIIAYTEVIVLIKCMFQFDIIPWNMSQGITNNPFYPPRIIGIERNSNFAVWDLLLLLVVFFHRFMLKSMGLWKSSPVPAVLLTEGDYKVNSEGKLEPVQSEMQITRRSSKHSDKTLSSKSSVPEDSDLERLVEESDQNEDDMRRASITKQDLQDKILSVECQRVDPMAHLPQSLKLAFLKYGESIRLFFKQLRDPTSRVAADVYSYMFLCDFYNFFVILIGYSSFGTQQGDGGVSSYLEDDRVPVLFLLMLILQFTLIIVDRGIFLRKNILAKIIFQFIQVFVLHIWLFIVFPIITERGFNSVLAPQMYYMVKCFYLLLSAYQIRCGYPTRILGNFLCKGYNYVNMFLFKGFMAIPFLFELRTVMDWMWTDTSMTVFDWIKMEDIFSHIFQIKCTRHVESEYPQPRGERKPPVIKYLMGGAILALIIAIIWFPLVFFSLGNAVGKPNPPYDVTLEIRIGPYEPVYQMSAQSNSIHQFTESNLAQLQQAYIQQKTAATFISNYEGPDIAAVKLSLDSANIWSISPPDRERMVAEVSSNDSLKIRLEYKVSHKTSKPEDSGVIPDNVEIQVPAAINGKPNVMRQNLLQMLKGNKSASPMILEDILPKFLKVTNRGTAKSISQLMFLNNEDAESPNPVGKAFRTISLSLDSSNDSVTEWWQIKENCTDLNYKMFLKKLPMADCNSIIVYTFNDKIFPSTLSVLTGGGIIGLYSTLVFVAFRFFRGFFAEQCFKIMFEDMPNIDRVLQLCLDIYLVREAGEFALEEDLFAKLVFLFRSPETMIKWTRPKEELADDEDPEGDA; this comes from the exons ATGGCCAATTTTTTCTTGTGCTTGTTCATCTTTAGGATAGTGTTGCCGATCGTTCTGGGGGCAT GTATCATTTTCCGGCCGTCTCTACTTTCCGCCATTTACCTCCTTTTCCTCCTCTTTCTCCCATGTATCCCTATACCGACGGCCAGCTCCATGGCCGGTTCCACCGGCATCTACATCAAGCTCCTCATCGCCACATCCATCCTGACCTTTGTAGCCCAACTGGCTTTCCAGATTGTCCTTCTGGCTATGCCTCCATACGGCCATATCCTCGAAAAATGCGAACTCTTAGAGCAAATTCTACGACACGTGGGTCTTGTCCGGCTCGATGCCATGAACCCCATCGCTGTGGTCACCTGGATTTCGCCTGAAATCGTCATGGTGGTCATATCCGTCGGGACCTACGTCATCTGTAAGAAACTCCTCGAGAAACGGACCGTTGAAGTGGTCGAAAACGAGGAGAATCTTCCACAGAAGGCGAAAGCCAACAGAAAACAATTCAATCTTTTCGTCGCTGTTGGCAAATATGCCGTTTTAGTGGCGCTGTGTGTGGCTGCAGTGCTCCGACCCTCTGTACCTGGAGGGTTGTATTTCTTGGTGTTTTTGTGTGCCGCCACGTGGTGGTCGTGTTGTAAGGAGCTCGGCAAGGGCTTTGCCATTGTGATGAGGTGTGTCATGGCCGTGGTGGTAGTCCACATGGGCGCTCTCTACACGTATCAGTTCCAATGGCCACAGGAGTACCTCGACAAGAACAGTACCTATGCGCGGTATTTCGGCTTGACTCCGATTTTTTGGTCCAATTGCACCGACGATCCCAGAACCTTCAACTGGGAGCAAGAGGAATGGGCGACTTATGCCAACCCCATCGCCCTTTTCCTCCTCTACTACGTGCTAGCACTAGAATCCAAGTTCTTGCTTAAGCCCCAG TCGCAAAAGAAGCAGGGGAAATTTTTACGTCTCGAAGGGAGTTTTACGAAGCCGCTGAATCGGCAGCTTTCTAACAAACAACTAATGCGCAGAGCCACGACGAGAAACAAGTGGCAAAGTGCTACTCGCAAAGTCCGA ATTCCCCGGACCGAATATGCCATTAGTGAGCACACACCC TTAATCGGGGGAGTGAGTCCATCACGACGTTACGGCTCTGGTAAAAAACCACCCGTTTATCAAGACTCGACGGGAAGTTTCACCATAACTGGCGAGAACCCAGAAGACATCCCAATGGATGAACTCGGTAAGG GTGCTGCAGAAGAGGAATACAAGCCAACCATCATCGAGAATGTCATGTATGGCCTAGAGTCGATCCTCCAGGTCATCATCAAATCCTCATACATCGTCACAAACATCATCATGATGGCGTGGAGTATAACCTACATCAGCTGGATCACTTTCGTTCTTCTCATCTGGGCCAATCTTTTGTGGCTTGTTCCTAACCAAAGGAAATCAATGCTTCGGTCTAGTCCCTTCCTGGTGGCCTACGCGTGGTTCCTCCTCATTTCGGCATACATTTACTCGATGAATCTTACCGAAAGCGAGTTACCAACTACCATCGAAGGCATAGATTTGTCCGAAATCGGCTTCCAGAAGGTGGAGGTTCTCCCGTGCAACCCTCTTCTAGTTAAATGTCTCTTCACGGCGATGTTTTGGATCACTCTGAGACAATTCGTAAGAGAACGAATCGAAGAACGCCAAACTACAGCACTTGCCGACATGGCTGCGCCCCTCCAAGTGACTGTAGGAGCGGCAGCTGGGGTTGAAAACGAACAAGACCCTGGCAGTAAACTAATGGAGAAAATCGGGCAATATTTGAGgaaaattttgacgaaattttggaTTTGGGTGGTGGCGATCACGCTTTTCGCCGTGGCCATAACCGGGGAGAGGATGACAGCGTTTAGGATTTTCTACATGGCGTTGTTCCTGTTTTTCATCCTCACGTTCCAAATCTCGTTTAGAGCTTGGAGGAAGATGATGTTCGGGTTCTGGTTAACTGTCATAGTCTTTTCCATGGCAATACTAGTCATGGTCTACACTTACCAATTCAAGAACTTTGATATCTACTGGCGGGATTACCTACACGTGCCTATTCAACG CCAATTGGATATCGGCCTGGAAAAATTCGAGACGAAACAGTTGTTCGTCCGATTGGTCACTCCCacattttttgtcataatcaCTGTAATCCAACTGCACTACTTCCATAAAGAGTTTATGGAACTGTCTGATCCGAAAAATACCAGCGTTATTGGAGTAGACCTAGATCAGAGTAGCCTCCAAGGGGGCGCCCCTACTAGTGATAAAGACGAAACGTCTTCATCCATCAAGATGGACCTGACCGACACAG ATTCATCGCAAACTCGGTGGCAACGCCTCGTTAAGTATTTCCACCACACCAGTAACCTAATTTTCCTATTCCTGGAGTTACACATGCCCAAATTCgtcgttttgtttttaatgcttGTTTGCATTTACGACAAATGCGCCTTGTACTTCATCCTAGTCCTTCTCCTAGTACTTGCGTGTGCTTTCGGACGTCCCATgcaaatttttgcgatttatACGAGTTCTGTTTTCGTCTCTGTGATGTTACTAGCGCGAATGATTTACCAAACCGATTATATAAATCCCGGTAATTGGAACGTAACCTGTGAG ATGcaaaacaattcaaaaattgcgAATAACGCAAAATGGTTGGGTTTTTACAAAACGAGCAAAGATGCAAGTCTACCGCACTTGGTCAAGTGGAACATCATGTATATCCTTGTGGTGACCCTATGGGCTGTTATTTTGGTCCGGCAGTTTAATTATAGGGTTTCGAGGGGGAAACCGACCACAAGGGCTTTTTTCATGTTTCCCAAAATCACGCGATGGGACGCTGATAAAAGTACAAGCAACTGTATCAAGTATTTATTCAACTATGGTTTCTTCAAGTTCGGAGTAGAAATTTGTTTGATGGCTACAGTGGCCGTCATTGGCTTCAGGATGGACATGTATTCCATCATCTATAGTGTTTGGCTGTGTGTTATGTTTATTGCAAAACGGGACACACTTGCCAAAATTTGGACTTTCTACATGATGTTTATTGCCTTACTTCTCCCAATTCAATACGTAATGACAGTAGGATTACCTCCAACACTGTGTATAC TTTTTCCATGGGACCAAGACTATTGGGACAAAAGTGAAGTAAAAAATGCTGCAATTTTCCGAAGACTTCAGGAGTTCTCCTACTTATTGGACACAGAGTATCCCCCTTCTCCCAAGAAACttatttgtgattttattCTTCTCCTTTTGGTGTCTCGTCAAGCTGTGATCTTCCGTATCGAGAAAAGATGGGCAGGGCGGGAATACCCAGGCGGTTCTAACGATATTATAATCCATCACGCGGAAGAAAAAGGGTTTGTTAACCCAACCCCGGACTACATATCGAGTGTCAGATCATATTTGGACGTTATCAAGAAAGGGGTCTACTCCAGTTTCCTCTGGATAACCCTAGCTATAGTCTTTCTAGCCGGCACTAACCGGGTTAATGTTTTCTCAATCGGTTACTTGATCGGtgcttttgtgtttttgtggcAAGGTACCGACTTGTATCTCCGACCTATCCCGACAATCATCAAGTCATGGGACCTTTTTTTGGGATACAACGTTTTCGTAATTTTGTGCAAAACCGCCTTACAAATAGTCGGTTGTATTTTCATACAAGACATCCCAAACTATGCCTGTTGGCTTATCCAGCTGTTTGGTATCGGTTGCGTGAAAAAATTCGGCGATCTTACCGTACAAGCCGGTCTCGCCGACGAACTCGTTTGCAAAGTACCGAGAGAATACGTCGGACTTGTATGGGACGGGTTATGTTTCGGTTTTATGATAATGCAGCGACGCATTTTCACCAGTTATAACTTCTTCCACCTTATTAACGAGATCAAAGCGGGCTCTATTCTGGCTTCGCGAGGCGCCGAGCTGATCGAGGAGCTCCGTCTGAAACGCATGACCGAACAGGAGGAGCAAGAACGTCGCGTtctagaaaaaatcaaagccAAGATGGACCGCATCAAAGCCAACCAGCAGAAAATCCAAGGATCGAGTTACAAAGACAGTGAAAACCACTACGTGG ATACGATATTTAAGGGTAGGCCTAAGCGGAGAACGAGGGAGCCCAAGTCGTACAAGCAgg CTGTGCGGTCCGGCGACTACTACATGTTCGATGATTTAGATGACGAAGATGAGTTAGATTTTATGGACATACCGAAAGATGATGAGGAAGAGGCGAAGGGACGCGGACAGACTGTTAGTGAG CTTCTAAGTACTGCCATGAAGACTGACATCAGTACGAGTGTGAAACGGTCCGAGACTGATTTTCGTCGAAGAGGAAGTATGCCTCTACCGACAAGACAGAAATCGATAATATCGACCCGGTCACAACTATCAGCACCCTATTCTGCTCCTCCTATA ATTGAGGAGCCGGGACCTAGAACCGTCACTATTATCGATGAGCGGGGAAAAGACGAGCCAAAGCCAGGCACTAGTAAAGATGATGACGAGTCCACTGTCATAAGTGAGCAAA AACCAACAGTCCGGGAAAAAGTCTCGGTCGGGTTGTTATTCGTCTGGGCTTTCATCCAGAGCTCAATGATCAGTCTCACCAACTTCCTCAATAAATACTCGAGGGATTACCGCTACGTAATCCGTGTTTTGGCCAAGGAGAAAAAGTTTTTGAAGGAACACACGGACTACAACGTTGGTTTGCGTCTCGGCTCGGGTCAGTTGTGGCAACCAGCAGCGTCGTACAACAGTCTTCTTGGCCAGTCACA GCCATCTTTGGATCGCCGGGACTACGACGAGAAACCGCCAGTCAGCGACGAGAGCGACCAAAAAGCCATGGCTACCTTACCCTACACGTCCGATCAGGACAG GGAGGGGTCGCGGATCGATATGGAGGAGTACGAAGGCACGGAGATGTCCTCGTACGACCAGCCGCCCATAATAAGGCTTTTACTCGCGATCTGGTACATCATAATGAGCCGATCCGAAAACGTCTGCTACTTTATCATATTTTTGAACCAAATCAAATCGGCGACTTTCCTGTCGTTGCCGTTGCCTCTCATGGTGTTCCTCTGGGGTACTTTGACCATTCCGAGGCCGGACAAGACTTTCTGGGTTACCATTATCGCATATACTGAG GTAATAGTACTGATCAAATGCATGTTCCAATTCGATATAATACCCTGGAACATGAGTCAAGGGATCACAAACAACCCATTCTACCCTCCAAGAATAATCGGAATTGAGCGAAACTCCAATTTTGCCGTTTGGGACCTTTTGCTTCTCTTGGTCGTATTTTTCCACAG ATTTATGTTAAAATCGATGGGTTTGTGGAAAAGTTCCCCAGTCCCGGCTGTCCTTCTGACCGAAGGCGACTACAAAGTGAACTCCGAGGGTAAACTCGAACCGGTTCAAAGTGAGATGCAAATCACGCGCCGCAG CTCCAAGCACAGTGACAAGACTCTTTCGAGTAAAAGTTCGGTCCCTGAAGACAGTGACCTCGAACGGCTCGTGGAGGAGTCGGATCAAAACGAAGATGATATGAGAAGGGCCAGTATAACCAAGCAGGATTTACAGGATAAGATTTTGAGTGTGGAGTGTCAACGGGTCGATCCTATGGCACACTTGCCCCAGTCGTTAAAACTAGC GTTCTTGAAATACGGGGAAAGTATCAGACTGTTTTTCAAGCAGTTGCGCGACCCCACGTCCAGGGTGGCTGCTGATGTGTATTCGTACATGTTTCTGTgcgatttttacaattttttcgttattttgaTCGGGTATAGTTCGTTCGGGACGCAGCAAGGGGATGGAGGAGTGTCTTCGTATCTGGAAGACGACAGAGTCCCCGTCTTGTTCCTCCTGATGCTTATTTTACAGTTCACGTTGATTATAGTGGACCGAGGGATATTTTTAAGGAAGAATATTTTAGCTAAGATTATATTCCAGTTTATCCAAGTTTTTGTCTTGCACATTTGGTTGTTTATCGTTTTTCCCATAATCACGGAACg GGGCTTCAATTCAGTGTTAGCCCCTCAAATGTATTACATGGTCAAGTGTTTCTACTTGCTGTTATCAGCATATCAGATCAGATGTGGCTACCCGACCCGAATTTTGGGCAACTTCCTGTGTAAAGGCTACAATTATGTCAATATGTTCCTATTTAAGGGTTTCATGGCGATTCCCTTTCTATTCGAATTGAGGACCGTGATGGACTGGATGTGGACCGACACCTCAATGACTGTCTTTGACTGGATCAAAATGGAGGACATATTTTCACACATTTTCCAAATCAAA TGCACACGACACGTTGAAAGCGAGTATCCCCAACCACGAGGCGAGCGCAAACCCCCCGTCATCAAATACCTGATGGGGGGAGCAATCCTCGCCCTAATTATCGCCATAATTTGGTTCCCTCTCGTCTTCTTCTCACTGGGAAACGCCGTGGGCAAGCCCAACCCTCCCTACGACGTAACCCTCGAAATCCGTATAGGGCCCTACGAGCCGGTTTACCAGATGTCGGCCCAAAGCAACTCGATTCATCAATTTACCGAAAGCAATCTCGCTCAACTGCAACAGGCCTACATCCAGCAAAAGACCGCGGCAACCTTCATTTCGAATTACGAAGGACCCGATATTGCCGCCGTTAAGCTTAGCTTAGACTCGGCAAACATCTGGAGCATCTCACCGCCGGATCGTGAACGAATGGTGGCGGAAGTTAGTTCCAACGATTCGTTGAAAATTAGACTCGAATATAAGGTTTCGCACAAGACCAGTAAACCGGAAGATTCCGGCGTGATTCCCGACAATGTCGAGATCCAAGTTCCGGCGGCAATCAACGGGAAACCGAACGTCATGAGGCAGAATCTTTTACAAATGCTGAAGGGTAATAAGAGTGCAAGTCCGATGATTCTCGAAGATATACTCcccaaatttttgaaagttaCCAACCGGGGGACGGCGAAGTCCATCTCGCAGTTAATGTTTTTGAATAACGAGGATGCAG AAAGTCCAAACCCTGTCGGGAAGGCGTTCAGGACTATAAGTTTAAGCTTGGATAGTAGCAACGACTCCGTTACGGAGTGGTGGCAGATTAAGGAAAATTGTACTGATCTTAATTACAAAATGTTCCTCAAAAAGCTACCGATGGCCGACTGCAACTCCATCATTGTGTATACTTtcaacgataaaatttttcccaGTACTTTGAGCGTTCTAACTGGGGGAGG CATAATCGGCCTTTACTCAACTCTAGTTTTCGTTGCTTTCCGCTTCTTCCGCGGTTTCTTCGCCGAGCAGTGCTTCAAAATCATGTTTGAAGACATGCCGAACATAGACCGAGTGTTGCAACTCTGCCTCGACATCTACCTAGTCCGTGAAGCCGGCGAATTCGCTCTAGAGGAAGACCTCTTTGCGAAACTAGTGTTCCTCTTCCGGTCGCCGGAAACCATGATTAAGTGGACGCGACCTAAGGAAGAGCTCGCCGACGACGAGGACCCCGAAGGGGACGCCTAA